From one Mytilus edulis chromosome 1, xbMytEdul2.2, whole genome shotgun sequence genomic stretch:
- the LOC139511606 gene encoding sialin-like: MRMNKMLTKPSHTIALCSIANFINAADRVIMPIAIVPMADEYNWDLHGQGWVLSSFAVGYMSSQVFGGSGSKKYGGKSILLISVLLWSFSTLMVPFCAPSINLLIFSRVLLGLGEGLGLPTIFHIFAHTIPGEERSRAFGYLVACGSIGQTVASVILPHMSWPWMFYLFGFMGIFWVLAWAVLYQEARTSTEEEFIEPPKVSNTNVSWREFLCHWPLWSIYIAHFSMNWSNYIIMQWLPTYMRRTLGANQSSIMFTAVPYVMNSLVGVVAAHFADSLINKHKWTTVSVRRLMTSIGLLGPGLFILFFSAVDNLPLAVFFVSLSLGLSACNSSGHLSNHAEIAPNHAGITFAISNTLATIPGILCGPLTAELVSQSHGRWFPVFIIAAGVNFVGAIIYLSQSAASQVL, translated from the exons ATGAGGATgaataaaatgttaacaaaaccTTCACACACCATAGCATTGTGTTCAATTGCTAACTTTATAAATGCAGCAGACAGAGTCATTATGCCTATAGCTATTGTTCCTATGGCTGATGAATATAATTGGGACTTGCATGGACAAGGATGGGTACTTAGTTCATTTGCCGTTGGATATATGAGCAGTCAG GTCTTTGGAGGAAGTGGATCAAAGAAGTATGGTGGAAAGTCTATATTGTTAATATCTGTTCTCCTTTGGTCTTTTTCTACTCTGATGGTACCTTTCTGTGCTCCATCTATTAACCTGTTGATATTTTCTCGAGTTTTACTCGGACTTGGAGAAGGGCTAG GTCTTCCAACAATTTTCCATATCTTCGCTCATACCATTCCTGGGGAAGAAAGATCTAGAGCATTTGGTTACCTGGTAGCTTGTGGATCAATAGGTCAAACAGTGGCTTCTGTG ATATTACCACATATGTCCTGGCCTTGGATGTtctatttgtttggttttatGGGTATTTTCTGGGTATTAGCTTGGGCAGTATTATATCAAGAAGCCAGAACATCAACAGAAGAAGAATTTATTGAACCACCAAAA GTATCTAATACCAATGTATCATGGAGAGAATTTTTATGCCATTGGCCGCTGTGGTCCATTTATATAGCACATTTTAGTATGAACTGGTCAAATTATATTATAATGCAGTGGTTAccaacatatatgagaagaacgtTAGGTGCTAATCAAAGTTCTATAATGTTTACCGCTGTACCTTATGTCATGAATTCATTAGTAGGTGTTG TTGCTGCTCACTTTGCAGattcattaataaataaacataaatggACGACGGTGTCCGTGAGAAGATTAATGACAAGTATTGGTCTGTTAGGACCAggattatttattttgtttttcagtgcTGTTGATAATCTTCCTTTAGCTGTTTT cttTGTATCTTTATCACTTGGATTAAGTGCATGTAATTCATCAGGTCACTTAAGTAACCATGCAGAGATTGCACCTAATCATGCTGGCATTACATTTGCCATATCAAATACATTG gCCACTATTCCGGGTATTTTATGTGGACCATTAACAGCAGAGTTAGTTTCACAAAGTCATGGAAGATGGTTTCCTGTATTTATTATAGCGGCAGGAGTAAACTTtgttggtgctattatttatttaagTCAAAGTGCTGCTAGTCAAGTGTTATAG